One [Clostridium] saccharolyticum WM1 DNA segment encodes these proteins:
- a CDS encoding shikimate kinase encodes MRTLNEIKSDLDYCDEFMDIFKKIYKDSECPQCKRLFDHNIALIGFMGTGKSTVSRYLKDMLSMNEADVDAMIVEEQKMPIKDIFAQYGEEYFRNCESSVILSLQSRRHTIISCGGGAVIREDNVKNLKKSSRIVLLTASPEIILERVKDDGGRPILNGNMNVEYIKELMAKRKDFYEKAADIIIDTDHKNVRQICEELIISLAKFE; translated from the coding sequence ATGAGAACGCTGAATGAAATAAAAAGTGATTTGGATTACTGTGACGAATTCATGGATATTTTTAAGAAGATTTATAAGGATAGCGAATGCCCGCAGTGCAAAAGGTTGTTTGATCATAACATTGCCCTGATTGGATTTATGGGAACAGGAAAGAGTACTGTATCCAGATATTTAAAGGATATGCTGTCCATGAATGAAGCGGATGTGGATGCCATGATCGTGGAAGAACAGAAAATGCCTATTAAGGATATTTTTGCCCAATATGGAGAAGAGTATTTCCGAAACTGTGAAAGCAGTGTGATACTCAGCCTGCAAAGCCGCCGTCATACCATTATTTCCTGCGGCGGCGGCGCAGTGATTCGTGAGGATAATGTAAAAAATCTGAAAAAGAGCAGTCGTATTGTGCTGCTGACTGCCAGCCCTGAGATCATATTGGAACGGGTAAAGGATGACGGGGGGCGTCCCATCTTAAATGGGAACATGAATGTAGAATATATAAAAGAGCTAATGGCAAAACGCAAGGATTTTTATGAAAAGGCTGCAGATATCATCATAGATACAGATCATAAAAATGTCCGGCAGATTTGTGAAGAGCTTATCATTTCCCTGGCAAAATTTGAATAA